In Palaemon carinicauda isolate YSFRI2023 chromosome 18, ASM3689809v2, whole genome shotgun sequence, a genomic segment contains:
- the LOC137658032 gene encoding putative protein FAM47C — protein MCSLVRGIGISKFYSLEIDRSHFICNSSVATFHLLTKLTEDISSTAYQTNQRIYPPQTYQTNQRIYDPQTYQTNQRIYPPQTYQTNQRIYDPQTYQTNQRIYPPQTYQTNQRIYDPQTYQTNQRIYPPQTYQTNQRIYDPQTYQTNQRIYHPQTYQTNQRIYDPQTYQTNQRIYHPQTYQTNQRIYDPQTYQTNQRIYHPQTYQTNQRIYDPQTYQTNQRIYHPQTYQTNQRIYDPQTYQTNQRIYHPQTYQTNQRIYDPQTYQTNQRIYDPQTYQTNQRIYHPQTYQTNQRIYDPQTYQTNQRIYHPQTYQTNQRIYDPQTYQTNQRIYHPQTYQTNQRIYDPQTYQTNQRIYHPQTYQTNQRLYHPQTYQTNQRIYHPQTYQTNQRIYHPQTYQTNQRIYHPQTYQTNQRIYHPQTYQTNQRIYHPQTYQTNQRIYHPQTYQTNQRIYHPQTYQTNQRIYHPQTYQTNQRIYDPQTYQTNQRIYHPQTYQTNQRIYDPQTYQTNQRIYHPQTYQTNQRISSRAYHVDLSPRHQERKPIIQNPKRTITWAVVNWLMLWRFHYPLCRNFISMTVINVSH, from the exons ATGTGTTCTCTGGTGCGTGGAATTGGAATATCCAAATTCTACTCTCTTGAAATCGATAGAAGTCATTTTatctgtaatagttcagtggctactttccatttg CTTACCAAACTAACAGAGGATATATCTTCCACAGCTTACCAAACTAACCAGAGGATATATCCTCCACAGACTTACCAAACTAACCAGAGGATATATGATCCACAGACTTACCAAACTAACCAGAGGATATATCCTCCACAGACTTACCAAACTAACCAGAGGATATATGATCCACAGACCTACCAAACTAACCAGAGGATATATCCTCCACAGACTTACCAAACTAACCAGAGGATATATGATCCACAGACCTACCAAACTAACCAGAGGATATATCCTCCACAGACTTACCAAACTAACCAGAGGATATATGATCCACAGACCTACCAAACTAACCAGAGGATATATCATCCACAGACTTACCAAACTAACCAGAGGATATATGATCCACAGACTTACCAAACTAACCAGAGGATATATCATCCACAGACTTACCAAACTAACCAGAGGATATATGATCCACAGACTTACCAAACTAACCAGAGGATATATCATCCACAGACTTACCAAACTAACCAGAGGATATATGATCCACAGACTTACCAAACTAACCAGAGGATATATCATCCACAGACTTACCAAACTAACCAGAGGATATATGATCCACAGACTTACCAAACTAACCAGAGGATATATCATCCACAGACTTACCAAACTAACCAGAGGATATATGATCCACAGACTTACCAAACTAACCAGAGGATATATGATCCACAGACTTACCAAACTAACCAGAGGATATATCATCCACAGACTTACCAAACTAACCAGAGGATATATGATCCACAGACTTACCAAACTAACCAGAGGATATATCATCCACAGACTTACCAAACTAACCAGAGGATATATGATCCACAGACTTACCAAACTAACCAGAGGATATATCATCCACAGACTTACCAAACTAACCAGAGGATATATGATCCACAGACTTACCAAACTAACCAGAGGATATATCATCCACAGACTTACCAAACTAACCAGAGGTTATATCATCCACAGACTTACCAAACTAACCAGAGGATATATCATCCACAGACTTACCAAACTAACCAGAGGATATATCATCCACAGACTTACCAAACTAACCAGAGGATATATCATCCACAGACTTACCAAACTAACCAGAGGATATATCATCCACAGACTTACCAAACTAACCAGAGGATATATCATCCACAGACTTACCAAACTAACCAGAGGATATATCATCCACAGACTTACCAAACTAACCAGAGGATATATCATCCACAGACTTACCAAACTAACCAGAGGATATATCATCCACAGACTTACCAAACCAACCAGAGGATATATGATCCACAGACTTACCAAACCAACCAGAGGATATATCATCCACAGACTTACCAAACCAACCAGAGGATATATGATCCACAGACTTACCAAACCAACCAGAGGATATATCATCCACAGACTTACCAAACTAACCAGAGGATATCCAGTAGAGCCTACCATGTTGACCTCTCTCCGCGCCATCAAGAGAGGAAGCCTATTATTCAAAATCCTAAAAGAACCATAACTTGGGCAGTCGTAAACTGGCTCATGCTATGGAGGTTTCATTACCCACTTTGTCGAAATTTTATCTCTATGACAGTCATAAATGTCAGCCATTAA